One Anatilimnocola floriformis genomic window, AGTCGCCGATCCCAGCAGCGATTATCACCAGGCCGAAGCCGAGTTTCGCACGCTCGACGATCGCGCCGCGCAAGAAAAAACCGAACTGACCAAATTGATCGAAGCCGGCGAAGAAACGGCTGCGACCGCGCTCAAGACCACGCTCGCCGAAACGGAGATGAAGCGGCAACTCGCGCGTGCCCGCTTCGACCTTGCGATCAAAACTCGCAAAACGCTGCAAGAACAAATTGCCGTTCTCGAAAGCAAGCTCCAGCAAGATCAGTTGGCTCTCGATAAGCTCACCGGCGTCGAACCGAAAACGCCGCCGGCGAAACCAGTCGAAACGCCTCTGCCGCCGATGGCGACGGTTGAACCGACCACGGTAGCGCAGCCCGCCGCGATTGCACCGCCGACCCTGGCCTCCGCCGATGCTACGGGTTTGTCGTCGCTCGTGAAGCACGATCCACCGGCGCCGCCGAGCCGCGAACTGATCGCGGCCAAGCAGTCGGTGGACGTGAAGAAGCAGGCCGCCGATGCCGCCGAGCAGGAAGTTCGCAGCGTGACCGATCGACTCGCCGCGCTCGAGAAGAGCGTCACGATCGAACAGAAGTTGCTCGCCGCGGCTCGTCAGAAATCCGGTCTCGCGAAACAGACCAAGGTCGCCGCCGAGGTCGAATACAAACGTAAGTCAGCCGAAGGCTTGATGGGAACGCAACTGGCCGAGATCGCCACCCGTCGCGCCGACAGCGAACGCCTGCTGCAAGAAGCCGACGGCGAAGTTCACACCCGGCTCGATCGTTTGCAAGAGTTGCAAACCGAACGAGTCGAGCTGCAGCGCGAGCAACTCGCCGCCTTGCAAGCAGCGAAGCAAAAACAAGATGAAGCCGCTGTCGCCAACGCCCGGCTCGGTCAGCTGAAAAATCCCTTCTCGCTGCAAAACATCTTTCAGTGGTTTCTGACGCACGGCCCGACGCTCGCGATGATCGTCACGATCGGAGCCAGCCTGTACAAGATCATGCAACTCTCCACGCGGCGCGTCGTCGATCTGATGGTGCAGAGCAGTTCGCGCAGCCCACCGGAAGAAAACGAAGCCCGCG contains:
- a CDS encoding mechanosensitive ion channel domain-containing protein; translation: MSMVARRGLAFLSCLLLASLANAQTTAKISAPDADLPPPPPAETLNPAQPQILTEAEQITRLQRTIASDAKRVDELRCEVADPSSDYHQAEAEFRTLDDRAAQEKTELTKLIEAGEETAATALKTTLAETEMKRQLARARFDLAIKTRKTLQEQIAVLESKLQQDQLALDKLTGVEPKTPPAKPVETPLPPMATVEPTTVAQPAAIAPPTLASADATGLSSLVKHDPPAPPSRELIAAKQSVDVKKQAADAAEQEVRSVTDRLAALEKSVTIEQKLLAAARQKSGLAKQTKVAAEVEYKRKSAEGLMGTQLAEIATRRADSERLLQEADGEVHTRLDRLQELQTERVELQREQLAALQAAKQKQDEAAVANARLGQLKNPFSLQNIFQWFLTHGPTLAMIVTIGASLYKIMQLSTRRVVDLMVQSSSRSPPEENEARVNTLVGVFQNAATMTIVIGGGIMFCEEAGVAVAPLMGGAAVLGLAVAFGAQNLIRDYFYGFVILLENQYKINDVLKIGEVSGQVERITLRMTVLRDLEGCVHFIPNGKIDCVTNMTHGWSRAVFDIGISHKEDADSVMNTLLTMAADLRHEPAYSRLIIDDPEMLGVDKLDSSGVTIKFLLKTRPLKQWAVKRELLRRIKRRFTELGIETSMPTQLVLRAEGSGSSTETLPEETIQLSRRAA